CCTGGTCGGCGTCAACGCCCACGTCGTGAATCTCGCCCGGCACGACGAACGACTGCGCACGTTCCTCAACACCACGACCTTCAACTACGCCGATGGGCAGTCCGTCGTCTGGGCTGCGCGCTCACTCGGCACGGTCCTTCCCGAGCGCGTCGCCACGACCGACCTCGCCCCCGCCGTCATCGACGGGGCCGCTCGTGAAGGCGCTCCCGTCTTCTTCCTCGGCGGCGCCCCCGGCGTCGCCTCGGCTGCGGCGAACCGCATGCGCGAGCGCACCCCCGAGGTGGTGCTCGACGCCGCGCACGGCTTCTTCGACGCACGCGAGACCGACCGCGTGCTCGGCGAGATTCACGACCACGGCACGCGGATCCTCTTCGTCGGCCTCGGGGACCCGCTGCAGGAGCGGTGGATCGAGCGAAACCGCGCGTCACTGCCGCCGGTCGTGCTCACGTGCGGTGGTCTGTTCGATTGGCTCAGTGGCGCCCACCGTCGCGCGCCGAAGGTCATGCAACAGGGCGGCCTCGAGTGGCTGTGGCGGCTCGCAATCGAGCCGCGCCGACTCGCGCACCGCTACCTCGTCGGCAACCCCGCGTTCGTCGCGGCCGTGATGCGCCAGCGCGCCGCTGGGCGCGTGTCCGGAGCGAAGCGCCGATTCGCATGAGCACCACGACCGTCGCCCCGCACCGCGCGGTCGCCCGCGCGAGCATCGTCAGCTTCGCCGGATCCGCGGCGAACGCCGTGCTCGGCATCGTGCTCGTCATCGTGCTCGGGAGGCTCCTCGGCGACGCCGGAGCGGGGGTCGTATTGCAGGCGATTGCGACGTTCGCCATCGCGCTCGGCGTCGCCCGGTGCGGCATGGATTCGGCGGCGCTCTGGATCCTGCCGCGCCTCGCCGAGCAGACGCCCGCCGCGCTCCGCCCGACGGCGATTCGTCTCGTGAGCGCATCCGGCGTCGCCGGGACGATCTGCGCGATCATCCTGACGACGAACCCGTTCGGGGTCGGCGCCGTCTCCGATGCGGTCGCCCGGATCGCGTGGTTCCTGCCCGTCGTCGCGATGCTCGTCACCGCGCTCGCCTGCACACGCGCACTCGGCGGCGTCGTGCCCTACACGCTGGTGTGGAGCGTCGGCCTCCCCCTCGCGCGTCCGGTCGCGATCGCGATCGCCGTGGCGGTGGGAGGCGGTCTGATGACCGTGGTGTTCGCCTGGGCTCTTCCCACGGTCGTGGGTCTCGTCGCGGCGATCGCGATTCTCGCGTATGAACTCTCGCGACGTGCGACGGCGACACACGCCCCCTTCGTGTTCCGGGGGTCCGGCCTGAGCGCGCGCATCGGGCGCTACGCCGCGCCTCGCATCGTGTCCGAGTCGCTCTCGCAGCTGCTCGTCTGGCTCGATGTGCTCATCGTCGGCGGCATCGCCGGTCCCGCTGCGGCCGGCGTCTACGGGGCGGCGACCCGTATCGCGTCCGCGGGCTCACTCATCGATCAAGCCATCCGTGTCGTGGTCGCCCCGGTCTTCAGCCGACTTCTGCACCGCGACGACCGCGCCGGGATCGCCCGCGTGTTCCGCGCCGCGACGACATGGCTCGTCCTCTTCAGCGCGCCGATCTACGTCCTGCTGGCCGTATTCGCGCCGGTCGCGCTCTCGATCGTCGGTCCGTCGTTCGTCTCCGGCGAGGTCGCGCTGGCGACGCTCGCGGTCGGATCCGTGGTCACCTTTCTCGCCGGGAACGTGCACTCCGTCCTGCTGATGAGCGGTCGCAGCGGACTCGCCGCCGGCAACAAGGCGTTCGCGGTCGCACTCGATGTCGCGTTGCTGTTCCTCCTCGTTCCCCACTGGGGAATCACAGGAGCGGCTGTCGCCTGGGCGGTCGCCTGCGCGGCCGACGCTCTCATCGCAACGATCGAGGTCCGCTACGTGCTCGGTCTGCGCCTGCCGCTCGCCGCTGGCCTGCGCGCGCTGGCAATCGCCACCGCGACGGTCGGCGTCGCCGCGGTGGCCGCGCGGCTGGTCTTCGGCGCGACGTGGCTCGGACTGGCGGTCGCCATCCTCGTCGGTGGCGGCGCGCTCGTCATCTGGGCGCGCGCCGCTGCCTCCGTTCTCGACCTCGACGCCTTCGTCTCACACGCGCGAATCGCGCCGCGTACGACAGGAGCATCCTCATGACCACTCGTCTTTCTCGCCGACGCGCATTGACCGCCGGCATCGCCGTCGTTGTCGTCGCGATCGGCGCGTCCTCCGTCGCTCTGGCGACGCAATCAAGCCCCGTTGCCGAGGGGGACTCCCCTCTTCTCCCCGTCACGGCAACGGACGCTCCGGGCAGTGCGCCTGGAGCCGCGGAGAGCGTGACGCCCTCTCCCACCGCCCTGGCGTCGCCTCCGAACGCGGCGCCAGGGCCCTCCCCCACCCCGGATCCGGACGAGACCGCCGAGCCCAAGGCGCCGCAGGCCACGCCGAGTCCCGGTCCCGCCCCGGACGAGGAGCCCAGCATCTTCGCAGCCCCCTTCGAGCCGATCGAGAAGATCGATCCGAGATCGGCCGAGGTGCTGATCGGTGCGGCGCTCACGGCGCCGAACAGCACGCATGCGGCGGCCACCGTCGATCTCGAACGCGCGTTCGCCGACATCGCGGCCGACGCGTTCCAGGAGGAGATCGAGTCGGAGTGGCTGGAGCTCGCGAGCTCCGGGTGGACGCTCTCCGGCGAGCGCCGGGTGACAGACCTGGAGATCACCGAACACGAGGGGAATGTCGCGACGGTCGTCGCCTGCATCGATTCGAGGGACGTCACGCTCGTCGACGCATCGGGCGACGCCGTCGGTTCCGACTCTGCTCGGGCACCGCGCGCAAGCCACATCTTCACGCTCGTCCGCGAAGACAGCGTGTGGCGCGTGACGGACCGCACCTTCCCCGACGACCCGACCTGTTGACGAGAAGATGACCATGAACCTTCGCCCCCATTTCGGAGTGCTCGCCGCGGTCGGCGTGCTCGCCGCGATGCTTCCTGCGGCCACGACCGAACAGCTCCCGACGCCCGACGGCCTCACCGAGGCCACCGCCGCCGCCTCCTGCTGGGAGATCGCGCAGCTCACTCCCGACGCACCGAGCGACGTGTACTGGATCGCGACTCCCACGCTGGGGTCCGCAGAGCGGTTCTATTGCGACCAGGAGACCGACGGCGGCGGCTGGGCGCTCGTCGGTCGCGGCCGCGAGCGCTGGTCAGAGTCGATGCTGGGGTCAGGCACTCCGGCTCAGGTGAGCGATCACGTCTCGGGACCGGCGGCCTTCACCCCGCGACAGCTCGCCGCCGACGTGATCGACGGGCTCGCGGACGGCGGGCGGATCGACGACCTCGTCGACGGGATCCGGCTCACGCGCGCGACGAACCGCGAGGGCACCGCGTGGCAGGACGTCCGGTTCCACCTCGAGAGCCCCCGCGACGGCTGGACGTGGCAGTTCAACAACGACCAGCGCATCGATACCGCCTCCTTCGACGGGACCGTCATCTCCGGCGGCACCACCAGCAATTTCGGAACCGGGAACGGGATCGAGCGCGTGCGCACGATCACCGGAGCCGCCGAGGGGTGGGCGATGGGCTTCGGGTTCGGCCGCGACGTCACCGGATCGCCAGCGGCGACGAGTCATCTCTGGGCCAGTTCGGAGGGCGGTCGCTACGCGCGCCCGTTCACCCAGGTCTTCATCCGACCACGGATCCTCAGCGAAGACGTCTACGGCGCTCTTCCGGCAGGCGGTACCGAGGAGGCGACAGGCGTCAGCGTCGCGGAGAGCTTCGCGCTCCCGCAGCCGTGGGGCGTCGCCGGGCTCGGCGCGGGCCCGGCGTCGCGCGAAGGCAGCAACGAGGTCTCGGCGTTCACCGAGAGCGGCGACACCGTGTTCGTCGGTGGGAACTTCACGTCGGTCCAACGGTCGGCGGGCGGACAGGACGCCACCGACCAGGCCTACCTCGCGGCGTTCGAGCGCGACAGCGGCGAATGGAACTCGTCGTTCCGCCCCACGTTCGACAACCAGGTCAAGGCGCTCGCGACCCTTCCCGACGGACGAATCGCGGCGGGTGGATTCTTCTCCGAGGTCAATGGCGAGGAGCACCCCGGTCTCGTCGTCCTCGATGCGCAGACGGGCGAGGTCGACACCGCCTTCACGGGACGCCTCATCAACTACCTGTCGGGCGGCGTCCCCTCCGTGCGCACGCTCGATGCGCAGGATGGCTGGCTCTACGTCGCCGGCAGCTTCACGCACGCGACGTCGGACGGCGGCCCTCAGGCGTACACGCGCGGCGCGGCGCGATTCGACGCCGCCTCGGGCGCACCGGACTCCTGGAACCCCGAGTTCAACGGCACGGTCATGAGCATCGACGCGTCGGACCGCGGCGACCGCGTGTACGCCGCCGGGTTCTTCAGCCAGTCCAAGGGTCGCACCGCAGACAAGGCGGCCGCGATCTCGGCGACGGACGAATCACTCACCGAGTGGCCGGTCGTGTTCTCGAACCGCGACCAGGGACGACAGGGGTACCAGCAGGCGGTGCTCGAAGTCGGCGATCGCGTCTGGCTGGGCGGTGCCGAGCATTCGCTGATGAGCTACGACCGCGACACCTTCGAGATGCTCAGCGCGAACATCACCCTCCCCGGCGGAGACTTCCAGGCAATCGCCTCCGACGGTGCGGCCGTCTACGCCGGCTGCCACTGCTTCGGCACGAGCTACTCCGGCGCCACGAAGTGGCCGTCCATCGGTTCGGCGTGGACCGACGCTGAGGCGATCTACGCGAGTGGCGCGTGGAGCGCTGCCACCGGCGAACGATTGCCCTCCTTCAATGGCAACTTCGACACCCGCGCGGGCGCTGGCGCCTGGGCGCTGTTCGTCGACTCCGTCGGCACGCTCTGGCAGGGCGGCGACCTGCGCTACTCCACGCGTCGCGGATACGTGCGCCAATGGTCCGGCGGGTTCGTGCGACACCGCACGTCCGACGTGACGAGCCCCTCGACCCCGCAGGGCTTCCAGGTGCAGGCCACGGACGATGCCGTCGCGCTCAGCTGGAACGCGTCCACCGACGATCGCGGCGTCAGCGCCTATCAGGTGCTGCGCGCGAACCGCGTCGTCGCCACCGTCGAGGACACGCACGCCGAACTTGCCGCGGCGCCCGCCGACACCGTGTACGCGGTGCGCGCGGTCGACGAGGCCGGCAACCGTTCGGCGTCGACACCCCCCGTCACAGCAGCCGTGGATCCCGAGCCGGACCCCGAACCCGAACCCGAACCCGAACCCGATCCCGATCCGGAGCCGGAGCCGGAGCCCGAACCCGCGGCATCGGCGCTCATCGCGCCGGGCGCGACCTGGGCATCCTTCTGGTCGAACGACGCGGTCGCGGATGGATGGAACACGACCGAGTTCGACGACTCCGGGTGGACGCTCGGCGCCGCGCCGATCGGGTGGGGAACGAGCGATATCGAAACGCAACTCGACCGCGCGCTCAGCCCGCGCCCCGTCACGAGCTACCACCGCGCGACGTTCGAGGTGCCCGATGGCACCGCGTCGGTGCAGCTCTCGGTCCGCTCCGACGACGGCGTCGTCGTCTACATCGACGGAGACGAGGTGCTGCGCGACAACATCGACGACGGCCCCGTCACCGGATCCACGCGCGCGAACCGAAGCGTGTCGACGTCGGCCGCACCCGACAACCTCGTCGAGCTCGACGTGCACGGTCTGACCGTCGGCTCACACACGGTCGCCGTCGAGGTGCATTCGAACTACCGATCGGCCGTCAGCCACAGCTTCGAGATGACGGTGATGGCATCATGACCCGCGTCACCCTGACCCGGCGGAACCGCGTGCACGAGCTGCGCGCCGAGCTCCGCGCGGCACAGAAGAGCGGCGCCGGCGTTCCCGCCTACACCCGATGGATCAACCGGCGCCTCGCCCGGAGCGTCGCCCCGTTCGCCGCTGCGTGGGGGGTGACCCCGAACGCCGTCACGTTCCTCAGCGCGGCGCTCACGGTCGCCGGCATCGCCGTGCTCGTGTTCGTCCCACTCAGCCTCGCTGTCGGCGTTGCCGCCGCGATCCTCCTGGCGGCCGGTTACGTCCTCGACTCGGCGGACGGGCAGGTCGCGCGCCTGACGAGATCCGCCGCACCGGCCGGCGAATGGCTCGATCACGTCGTCGATGCGTTCCGCACACCGCTGATCCACACGGGCGTCGCGATCGCGTACTACCTGCACCGCCCGGACGAGGTGTGGGTGATGGCCATCGCCCTCGCCTACGCGTTGCTGTCGTCCGGGCAGTTCATGAGCCAGATCCTCGCCGAGCAGCTCTCCGCGAGGCACGGCCGATCGATGGTCGAGGCGAGTGGGCGCGTCAAGTCGCTCGTCCTCCTCCCCGTCGATCCCGGGACGCTCTGCTGGGCGTTCGCACTCTGGGGAACCGAGGCCTTCGCACCGCTGTACGCGCTGCTGTTTGCCGCGAACCTCGTGCACACCGCGGCGTCACTGCGCCGGAAACATCGGCGACTCGTCTGACGAGAGCCGGAATCACCAAGAGGGGAGACGTCATGTCACACGTCGAATCAACCACCACCATCGGAATCGATCATCACCTTCGCGTCCTCGCGAGGCAGTGGCGCATCATCGTCGCCGTCACACTTCTCGGCATGGTCGTCGCGGGCGGGTTTCTGCTCGTCACGACCGACCGCATCACGGCGATGACGCAGGTGAATCTGTCGGTCATCACGACAGAGCCGTTCAGCCCGCAGCGCGCGGCGTCCGGACTGCTCGACGACGCCACCGAGGCCGCCATCGCGAGCTCGTATGTCGTCGCGCGTCGCACCGCCTCCGAACTCGACGACGGCACAACCGCGGGCGCGCTCCACGAGGCGATCGACGTCACCATCTCCGAGGACGGCACGATCGCCCGCGTCTACGCCACCGCGGCAACGCGGGAGGACGCCATCGCTCACGCGGACGCCGTGACGTCGACCTACCTCGGTTACCGCAGCGATGAGGCCGAACTGCGCCGCGATGCGATCGTCGCGAACCTCACGGAACGCGTCGACGCACTCAACGCCGATCTCGCCGAGGTCAATGAGTCGCTCGCCTCGGCGGGTTCCGCGCATCAGGAGGCGCAAGCCGCCAGCGACCGCGAACAGATCCTCGCGGAGCTCACCCAGATTCTGTCCGAACGCACGTCGCTCAGCAGCCTCGTGACGACGGGCGGTAGCGTCCTCACGAGCGCCGCGCAGAACCCCGTCACAGTGGCACCGTCGCGCAAGATCGCGGTCGCGACCGGGATCGGCGGGGGTCTCGCGCTGGGAATGCTCCTCGCGTTCGTCCGGGACCCGCGCGACCGTCGCCTGCGCACCGCCGCCGAGATCGCGCGCGCGACCGGCACACGGGTGCTCGCGCGCATGCAGAACCCCTCCGCACGTCCCCCGCTCTCCGATGCCGACGCCGAGAACCTCGCCGTAATTCGCGAACGCATCATCGCGAACCTCCCGGCAACTCGGCGGCTCCTCGTAATCGACGATGCGGACGTCGCGTGCGGGACCGCCGCCGAGCTGGTCGCCACACTCGCCGAGACCGGGAAACGCGCGCGCCTCGCCGACCCCGGGATGCCGGACGCTGCGCACCTCGATGGCGACGGAGTCGTGATCGTGACGCCGTACGCCACCTCGGACGGGCAAGCGGAGCTGCTGGCCGCCGTCCGGCAGGCAGACGCCGCGATTCTCGTCGCGCGGGAAGGGACGACGACGAGCACGACGACGCGCGCGGTGCTCGACGAGCTCCACCACGCTGGCGTCCGGTTCCTCGGGACCGTCGTCTATCGCCGCCTGCGCGGAGCACGCCGTCTCGTCACGGCGTCGACCGGGCGGCCCGTCCTTCGTCACCTGCGCCCCGAACTGCGAGTGCTCGCCGATGCTCGCTAGTTCCCCCCTCGCGATCGCGAGTCGGTCGCGATCCCACCCCCGCGACGCGCGCGGCGAACTGCCCCGGTGGCCCGTCACCGCGATGTTCGCGCCGTTTCCGCTGTGGTGGGCGAGCGGGGCCGCAGATATGGTCTGGATTCCGCTCGCGGGCGTCATGGTCGTTCTTCTGGCGCGCCGCGGCGACGTTCGCCTGCCGCGCGGATTCGGCGTCTGGCTGCTCTTTCTCGTGTTCGTCGCGATCTCGGTGATCGGAATCGACACCGGCGGTCGCCTCATCGGGTTCGTGTATCGCGCCGCTCAGTACGCAGCCGTCACCGTCGCGGTCATCTACGTGTTCAACGCCCGGCGGACGATCACGGCCGGGTGGATCCTCGGCCTCCTGACCGTCTTCTGGCTGTATGTCGTCGCCGGCGGATTGCTCGGCATCGTGGCACCGGAGTTCTCGTTCCGCACCCCACTCGCGTACATCCTCCCGGACGCGCTCCTGTCCAACGAGCTGATCGGCGAGATGGTCGTGCGCCGTACCACGCAGTGGAATCCCGATGCCTGGGCCGTGCTCGAACCACGGCCGTCCGCCCCGTTCCTCTACACCAACGGCTGGGGCCTCGCCTACTCGCTGCTGCTGCCGCTCGTGCTCGAGTACATGTCCCGGATGCGGCGCGACCTCCGCTTCGTCGGGCTGCTCGTCGCGCTGCCGATCTCGATCGTCCCCGCGGTGTTCACGCTGAATCGTGGCATGTTCCTCGGGCTCGCGGTGGCCGCGGTCACGGCCGTCGCGCGCGCCGCCATCGCCGGCCGACACCGCGCGCTCGTCGGCCTCGTCCTGGTGTGCGCAGCCGGGATGGCCGCCGCGGTCACCCTCAACGTCGCGGACCGCGTCCTCGGACGCGTCGAAACGAGCTCCTCGACCGAGGACCGTGCGCACCTGTACGAGGAGACCTTCGTCCGCACTCTGGGCTCGCCGCTGTTCGGCTTCGGCGCCCCGCGCCCGTCGTGGACGGAGGGGGCGCCGTCTGCTGGCACCCAGGGGCACGTGTGGATGGTCATGTTCTCCCACGGCTTCCCCGCCCTGGTCGTCTTCCTCGCCGCTCTCGCTTGGTTCGCGTGGAGAACCGCTCGCGCGGCACGCGGACGCATCTCGGCAATCCACATCGTCCAGGTCGTCCTGCTCGTCGAGGTCTTCTACTACGGCGCGCTCCCGACGGGATTCATGCTCGCCTTCCTCCCCGCCGCCGCGGTTCTGCCGCACGACACACAGTTAGAGAGGTCATCATGACCACGCACGTATCCGTCGTCATCCCGACCCGGGATCGGCCGCAGCTGCTGCGCCGCGCGATCTCCTCGGTCCTCGCCCAGTCCTCCGACGTGACCGTCGAGATCATCGTCGTCTTCGACGGATCTGCCGTGGAGTCCCTCGCCGATCTGGACGCCGGACGCCATCGCATCCGCACGCTGCCGAATAACCGCACGCGCGGCCTCGCCGGTGCGCGCAACACCGGGATCGCGGCCGCCTCGAACGACTATGTCGCCTTCTGCGACGACGATGACGAGTGGCTCCCCGGCAAGCTCGCCGCGCAGCTCCCCCTCCTCGACGACCCTCACGTGCCACTCGTCGCCACCGGGATCCGCGTGCTCACGACGCGTGGGGCGCACGACCGCCCGTCGCCGGCGCGCGCCACGCACGAGGATCTGCTGCGCTCCCGCATCACGGAGCTGCACCCCTCGTCGTTCCTGTTCCGCACGGCCGACGCCCGCGGACGACTCGGCGGAATCGACGAGGACCTCCCAGCGTCGTACGGGGAGGACTACGACCTGTTGTTGCGCGCCGCCCAGCTCGGCGACATCGTCGCCGTACCGGAGCCACTCACGCTGGTCCACTGGGATCGGTCGTCGTACTTCACCGACAGATGGCGCGGCGTGGCCGACGGCCTCGGCTACCTGCTCGACAAGCATGCCGGCTTCGCGACCGCCCCGGTCGGACGCGCGCGCATCGAAGGCCAGATCGCGTTCGCGCACGGTGCGCTCGGCGAACACCGCTCCGCCCGCACCTGGGCGGGACGCGCCCTTCGCGACGACTGGCGGCAGCTGCGTGCGTACCTCGCGCTGATCGTGAGCCTGCGGATCCTGTCGGGTCGCCGCGTCATCGCGGCGCTCAATGCGCGTGGACGGGGCGTGTGACATGCCCCGCCTCTCCGTCCTCCTCCCCGCTCGGAACGCCAGCACGAGTATCGGCGACGCCGTGCGGTCGACGCTCGCGGATCTTCCGGACGATGCCGAGCTCATCGTCGGCGACGATGCGTCGACCGACGGTACGCCGGAGGTCCTCGCGGGCATCGACGATCTGCGCCTGCGCGTCATCTCCTGTCCGGGTCGCGGGCTCTCCGCCGCGCTCAACACGCTCCTCGACGCCACCGACAGCGAGTTCGTCGCGCGCATGGACGCGGATGACGTCGTGATCCGCGGCCGCTTCCACCGCCAGATGCGTGCACTGCGGACGGCCGATACGGTGTTCACGACTGTCGCCACGCAGCACGGCTCCGGCGTGCCGCGCCCCGCCTGGCCGGTCGGGATCGGCGCGGGCGAGTTCGGCTTCCACCTGCTGCTGACGAACCCCGTCGCTCACTCGACGATGGCAGCGCGGCGCGCCACCATCGTCGACGCGGGGGGCTACCGCGCCGTGCCGAGCGAAGACTACGACCTGTGGCTGCGCCTGCAGTCGCGCGGCGCCCGCATGCGGCGGCTCGCCACTCCGGGGCTGGTGTATCGCGTGCACGCGGATCAGGTCACAGCCGCGGACGGCTGGCGGATGTCGTCATGGCAGGACGACCGCACGCAGCAGGCCTTCGCCGAGCTCTCGGAGCGGCTGCTCGGAGTGCCCCAGATGCGCATCTCGTCGCTCGCCGTCGCCCCGTTGACCCGCGGAGCGAAGCTCGCGCGGATGGCGGACTTCGATCGTCACTTTCGATCCGCCGTCCGACGCGTTCCTCTTCCCGCCCGCGCCGCGCTCCTGCGTCGACTCGCGGCGCGCGCCGAGTGGCTGTGGCAGCGCACGGACGCGACCCCCGGCCTCATCGGAGCGGCGACGTGAACGAGACGCTCCGCGCCGACCGCGCCGCGAACCGCGGGTACGTCAAGAGCAGATTCGTCCTGCGCTGGTTCCGCTCGTGCCAGCGGTGGCGGGATGACGCCGGGCTCCTCGCCCGATGTGCGTATCTCGTCACGGCGGCGGGCTACAAGCTCGTGACGGAATGGATTCTCGGGATCGAGCTGCCGCCGTCCAC
Above is a window of Microbacterium faecale DNA encoding:
- a CDS encoding WecB/TagA/CpsF family glycosyltransferase, whose protein sequence is MSSTLTSPHAPGITRIDGVPVAAVTLREATARILEMSATGTTDILVGVNAHVVNLARHDERLRTFLNTTTFNYADGQSVVWAARSLGTVLPERVATTDLAPAVIDGAAREGAPVFFLGGAPGVASAAANRMRERTPEVVLDAAHGFFDARETDRVLGEIHDHGTRILFVGLGDPLQERWIERNRASLPPVVLTCGGLFDWLSGAHRRAPKVMQQGGLEWLWRLAIEPRRLAHRYLVGNPAFVAAVMRQRAAGRVSGAKRRFA
- a CDS encoding oligosaccharide flippase family protein; protein product: MSTTTVAPHRAVARASIVSFAGSAANAVLGIVLVIVLGRLLGDAGAGVVLQAIATFAIALGVARCGMDSAALWILPRLAEQTPAALRPTAIRLVSASGVAGTICAIILTTNPFGVGAVSDAVARIAWFLPVVAMLVTALACTRALGGVVPYTLVWSVGLPLARPVAIAIAVAVGGGLMTVVFAWALPTVVGLVAAIAILAYELSRRATATHAPFVFRGSGLSARIGRYAAPRIVSESLSQLLVWLDVLIVGGIAGPAAAGVYGAATRIASAGSLIDQAIRVVVAPVFSRLLHRDDRAGIARVFRAATTWLVLFSAPIYVLLAVFAPVALSIVGPSFVSGEVALATLAVGSVVTFLAGNVHSVLLMSGRSGLAAGNKAFAVALDVALLFLLVPHWGITGAAVAWAVACAADALIATIEVRYVLGLRLPLAAGLRALAIATATVGVAAVAARLVFGATWLGLAVAILVGGGALVIWARAAASVLDLDAFVSHARIAPRTTGASS
- a CDS encoding fibrinogen-like YCDxxxxGGGW domain-containing protein, whose translation is MNLRPHFGVLAAVGVLAAMLPAATTEQLPTPDGLTEATAAASCWEIAQLTPDAPSDVYWIATPTLGSAERFYCDQETDGGGWALVGRGRERWSESMLGSGTPAQVSDHVSGPAAFTPRQLAADVIDGLADGGRIDDLVDGIRLTRATNREGTAWQDVRFHLESPRDGWTWQFNNDQRIDTASFDGTVISGGTTSNFGTGNGIERVRTITGAAEGWAMGFGFGRDVTGSPAATSHLWASSEGGRYARPFTQVFIRPRILSEDVYGALPAGGTEEATGVSVAESFALPQPWGVAGLGAGPASREGSNEVSAFTESGDTVFVGGNFTSVQRSAGGQDATDQAYLAAFERDSGEWNSSFRPTFDNQVKALATLPDGRIAAGGFFSEVNGEEHPGLVVLDAQTGEVDTAFTGRLINYLSGGVPSVRTLDAQDGWLYVAGSFTHATSDGGPQAYTRGAARFDAASGAPDSWNPEFNGTVMSIDASDRGDRVYAAGFFSQSKGRTADKAAAISATDESLTEWPVVFSNRDQGRQGYQQAVLEVGDRVWLGGAEHSLMSYDRDTFEMLSANITLPGGDFQAIASDGAAVYAGCHCFGTSYSGATKWPSIGSAWTDAEAIYASGAWSAATGERLPSFNGNFDTRAGAGAWALFVDSVGTLWQGGDLRYSTRRGYVRQWSGGFVRHRTSDVTSPSTPQGFQVQATDDAVALSWNASTDDRGVSAYQVLRANRVVATVEDTHAELAAAPADTVYAVRAVDEAGNRSASTPPVTAAVDPEPDPEPEPEPEPDPDPEPEPEPEPAASALIAPGATWASFWSNDAVADGWNTTEFDDSGWTLGAAPIGWGTSDIETQLDRALSPRPVTSYHRATFEVPDGTASVQLSVRSDDGVVVYIDGDEVLRDNIDDGPVTGSTRANRSVSTSAAPDNLVELDVHGLTVGSHTVAVEVHSNYRSAVSHSFEMTVMAS
- a CDS encoding CDP-alcohol phosphatidyltransferase family protein: MTRVTLTRRNRVHELRAELRAAQKSGAGVPAYTRWINRRLARSVAPFAAAWGVTPNAVTFLSAALTVAGIAVLVFVPLSLAVGVAAAILLAAGYVLDSADGQVARLTRSAAPAGEWLDHVVDAFRTPLIHTGVAIAYYLHRPDEVWVMAIALAYALLSSGQFMSQILAEQLSARHGRSMVEASGRVKSLVLLPVDPGTLCWAFALWGTEAFAPLYALLFAANLVHTAASLRRKHRRLV
- a CDS encoding glycosyltransferase family 2 protein; amino-acid sequence: MTTHVSVVIPTRDRPQLLRRAISSVLAQSSDVTVEIIVVFDGSAVESLADLDAGRHRIRTLPNNRTRGLAGARNTGIAAASNDYVAFCDDDDEWLPGKLAAQLPLLDDPHVPLVATGIRVLTTRGAHDRPSPARATHEDLLRSRITELHPSSFLFRTADARGRLGGIDEDLPASYGEDYDLLLRAAQLGDIVAVPEPLTLVHWDRSSYFTDRWRGVADGLGYLLDKHAGFATAPVGRARIEGQIAFAHGALGEHRSARTWAGRALRDDWRQLRAYLALIVSLRILSGRRVIAALNARGRGV
- a CDS encoding glycosyltransferase family 2 protein — protein: MPRLSVLLPARNASTSIGDAVRSTLADLPDDAELIVGDDASTDGTPEVLAGIDDLRLRVISCPGRGLSAALNTLLDATDSEFVARMDADDVVIRGRFHRQMRALRTADTVFTTVATQHGSGVPRPAWPVGIGAGEFGFHLLLTNPVAHSTMAARRATIVDAGGYRAVPSEDYDLWLRLQSRGARMRRLATPGLVYRVHADQVTAADGWRMSSWQDDRTQQAFAELSERLLGVPQMRISSLAVAPLTRGAKLARMADFDRHFRSAVRRVPLPARAALLRRLAARAEWLWQRTDATPGLIGAAT